The window CCGGCGAAGCGCCGCTGGAACCGGGGGTCGAAGATCCGGGTCTGTAATGGGGTGCGATTCGGTGAAGAGCGCCCTCGACGAAAGGGCTCTCACACATCCGCCATTCTTCCGAAAGTACTTATCGAGGCAAGTCACAGGCCTTATTAATAAACACAGGCCTTTTTAATAAAAAGGAGAAATTATGAATCGAATTCGTTTTGCTCAATATCGTTCCAGGAGATCACCTGAGAAGACGGGAATGACTCGATTCGGTGGAGGTCTACTCCTCGCTTCGCTTCTGATGTTGACGGCGTGCGCTTCGACCGGAGAGATGGCCGAGTCGGATACCGTCAGAACGACGGAAGTCATTGAGAGCCCGTCCGAGTATATCGGAGAAGAGGTGACCGTTCGCGGTGAAATCGAGGAATCTCATGGAAACCAGGCATTCATCCTCAATGAAGAGGGGCTCTTTGGACAAGACCTGCTTGTCATTAAAGATCAATCTTTGACATCCAACAAAGCGGACGAAGGCGATTTCGTCGAAGTCACCGGAACGGTCCGGCGATTCTCCCCCACCGAGATCGAAAGGGATCTCGGTGTCGCGCTGAGCCCGGAGCTGCAGGCGCAAGCGCAGGAGGGTGACCCGGTGATCATCGCAAAAGAGGTCACCGAGCAGCCGTTGATGGGTGATGACTTCGGCGGAGGGGTCGGAGAATTCGACGATCCGGGCATCATCGACAATGAAGAGTTCGCCGAGCCTTAACCCGATGAACTGTGCGCCGGAAGAGGTTTTAAGGGATGCCGCCAATCCGAGCGGCGGACGGCGGCATCTTCCTTTCGATTAAACAGGAGAAAATGCCATGACATCACGGCAGATCGCACCTATTTGGAGGCAGGGACCCTGGGGGTCCGGAGCGCTCTTTTTATTTCTATTTGGATTGGCCGTCATTGCAGGCTGTGCCCAAGGTCCTGAAATCAGGCCGGCGCCGGAGGCGAGGGTGGTTCCGGGAGAGGAGAAAGGGGCGATCGGCCTGGCGGACGGGGTCCGGATGGTCGCGAAGGGAGACACCTGGTCCGGACGTCCCGCCAACCTTGAAGAGATCTTAACCCCGATCGAAGCGACGATCGAGAACCGGAGCGGCAAGCCGATCCAGATCCGCTACAACAACTTCGTCCTGGTCAGCCCGGCCGGCTTTCGCTCCTACGCCCTTCCCCCTCATCAGATCGAAGCGACCACGGAGGAGCCGGTTCCCACGACGCCGCTCACCCCCGGTTTCTTTCACCGCGATTTCTATGTGGCCCCTTATCACCGCCCCTTCTACGGCCCGCACCTGCGCACCTGGTCCGATCCGTTCTTCTTCGATCCGCTCTATTATCGCCGCCACTACGCGCGCTGGCCGGTGGAGTTGCCGACCGACGACATGATTCGAAAGGCAATCCCGGAGGGGGTTCTCGAAGACAACGGCCGCGTCAGGGGGTTTTTCTACTTTCAGGATATCGGGGAGGATGTCTCCCGCTTCAGCGTGAACGCCGAGCTGGTCAACGCGGAGACCGGAGAGACGTTCGGAATGGTCAGCATTCCTTTCGTCGTCGGGTAACTGGCCACGCGCTGAAGAGGTTTATAACTCAACCGTGGCTTCCCGCTTACAGCATCTGAATCGTTGTATATCTGATGGCGCAGTTTCGCAGGTTTATGGAGATCATCGGCACCGGGGTCGATGCCGTTGGGGTCGTCATCATTGTCATCGGAGCGCTTTTTTCCACCGGCCGATTCTGCTTCCGGATGCGAGCGGCGCCCGGCCGCTCCTACCGGCACTATCGACAAGATCTGGGCCGGGCGATTCTGTTGGGGCTGGAGTTCCTCGTCGCCGGCGACATCATCCGGACGGTGGTGGTCGCGCCGACGCTGGAGAATGTAATTGTTCTCGGACTGATCGTTTTGATTCGGACGTTTCTCAGCATCGCTTTGGAAGTGGAACTGGAGGGACGCTGGCCCTGGCAGAACCCCAAGGAGGCCCGGCCCTCCTCCCGAATGGAAAATCCTATTGAGGGGGGACGAGGAGAGTGAGATGAATCGATTGAACCGAGTCGATGCTTTTAAAAAATCTCCTCGCAAATCATCCGTCCGCCGATCTGTCGGCACGGCGCGGTTCGGCCTTGTTATCCTCTTTCTACTGTTGATCGGATTGCCTCTTGGGTGCGAGCGGGAGATCGAAGAGCCGGCCGGTCGCGAGGCGGGCGCGACGGTGAATGAGATCACTGCAACGCCCAATGCATATATCGGCAAAAAGGTGACGGTGAGCGGCGAGATCAAGGAGGTGTATGGACCCAAAGCCTTCACGATTGGATCCCCGGACGCTTCCTCCGATGAACTGCTGGTCGTTACCGCCAAAGATTTTCCCGAAATTTCGGACCGCCCGGAGCGCGCCGAGGTGATCGAAGCGGACTTCGTTCAAATCACCGGCAGGGTCCAACGATACATTCCGGAGAAGATACAGGAAGAGATCGGCGCCGCGCTCGATCCAAAGGTTGAATCGGATTACCCGGTCAGCCACCCGGTGGTGATTGCAGAGTCGCTTCACTTCACCGCGCAGATAAGAGAAGAGGCGGCAGAGGGGGAAAAGGCCGGATCGGAGGCGTCGAAATAAACCGGCGCAGGAGGGGTTCGCCGTATAAAAATCCCCTCCATTTTCAGGAAAGTGGCAACTCGGCTGCGATGTGATGCAGTTCGCGTTTTTAACATGAAAAGGAGGATCATATGAAGCGTTGCTTTACCACCTTTTTAAGTCTCGTCTCTTTCATCTTTGCCGTCGCCCTGGCGCTCCCCGCCTGGGCCGATCAGGGAAAGCCGCATGCGGAGGGACAACCCCATGCGCAAGGACAAGCGCAGCAGGAGCAGATGCAAAGCCAAGTTCCCCCGCCGGATCTGTTGGTGATCGAAATCGTTCCCCTGACCGATATCGGAAAGGGGGCGGGACCGAATGACCAACAAGGCGCGATGACATTGACCAGGGGAAAACTCGCCGGAGAGGTGGTCAATATCGATAAACAGGCCGGAACGATCGATATCAAAACGGAGAAAGGGGCCGTGAACAGCTTTAACGTCGAAGGCCAGGCGAAGCAACAGATGGAAGGGTTTAAGAAGGGGGATAAGGTGAATATGGTTCTGGTCCTCCGAGCGATCGAAATCACCCCTCAAGATCAGGGAGGGATGACTCAGGGGCAAGGAAAATAAGAGAGGCCGTTGGAGGGAGCGAGCGACGCGATCCTCCCTTCGATCTCCTTGGAAAACCCCGGGAGCGGAAGCCCCGGGGTTTTCTTCTCAAACAAAAGCGTTGGGTGTACCTCTCCCCGGTTCAGGCGGAAAACCGGTACGGCAGAAAGAGGGTGAAGGTCGTTCCCTTTCCGTATTCGCTCTCCGCTTCAATGTTCCCTTTCAGCAGATAGACAAGGTCTTTTACGATCGCCAGCCCCAAACCGCTCCCCTTCGGCTTTTCCTCTCCCTCGACCTGATAAAAAACATCGAATATATTCGGAAGCGCCTCCGGCCGGATTCCGATCCCCGTGTCCTGGACCACGACTTGAATCCCCTTCTCCTCCTCCCGATTTTCTACGGAGATCCTGACTTCTCCCCGCTCCGTAAACTTGATCGCATTGGAGAGAAGGTTGACGAGGATCTGTTTGATCTTCATTCCGTCCGACTCGATCGTCGGAAGCCGATCCGGCAGGCGGCAATGGAAAGAGAGCCCTTTTTGATCGGCCAGCGGGCTGATCTCCTCCACCACCTCCCTGGTCAAAAAAGGAATCTCGATGAAGCCGACCTCCACCGACACCCTCCCCGATTCGATCCTGGCATGATCGAGGATATCGTTGACCATCTTGAGGAGATCTCCGGCGTTCCGCCGAACCCCTTCCAGAGGAGGGCCCTGGTCTTCAGAGACAGGACCAAACGTCCCGCCGAGCAGAAGATCGCTATAGCCGATAATGGCGTTGAGGGGGGTCCGCAGGTCGTGTGAGACGTTCGAGACCAAGCGCGATTTAAAACGGTTGGCCTCCTCCGCCTCCGCACGCGCGATCTCCGCCGCTCTGTATGCGGAGCGAAAGGAGGCGCTGATCCAAGCGACGAGCAATGAAAAAAGAAAGAAAAGCCCCAGCCGGATCAGCTCTCTTTCCCAGTTGCCCGCGGGATCAAAGGTCAATGGTAAAAAGAAGTAGACAAACGACGCGCCGGAGAACAGGGTGGCGAGCAGACCGGGTCCCCACCCCCCGCACAAGGCGCTGATCATTACGGCAATATAGGGGAAAAAGAAAACAGGGCTGAGAAAGAACGGAAATAACAGTTCAGTAATAAAAAAGGCCGCGAGACTCGACACAACGGCAATGCCGTAACGAACGGCCGGAGAACAAGTCTGTGTTAAAAATGTCAGCTTCATCGACCTCTTGTTTGCCTGGACAAGACGGCAGATCCGCTTGCGGGAAAAATCATGCGCTTGCTTTGGGCATTCTTTTCGATCTTAATCAATATGAACTCGGTCCGCAAGAGAGGGGGGGGCCTGCGGCCGATCCGCTAAAGGCAAACCTTCACGGAGGAAAGCATAAAAATATAGAGGAGATTTTACCGAAAGGGTTGGGGCTGATCGATCGGCGGCGGTGCGATTCTAGAAGACTGTCTCCCGCCTCTTCCGTCTGAAAAGGATTTGTAACGCAGAAATTCCGGACGAAATGACTTTAAAGGAAGAAAATTTCGTCGCTGTTTATACCGATCCCTCCTTGATCTAAATCTCACTGATTCGGTTCAGGGGGGTCGCGCTTGCCGAACTTCTTCTTCATCATCGCGGTGACATTTTCGATGAAATCAAAATAGGCGGTATTGATCGCTTCAATCGTTTCAAGCGGCTGGCCCGTCTCTTTCGAAACCTCTCCCAGTCTTTCAGCGCTCTTGAGCGATTCTTCGCCTTCAAGCTCGGTAAAGCCGGCGGTCTCACCCATCGCGGCGGAAAGATCGACTCCCGAATCTTCCGCGTGTTGTTGCGCGGTCATGAAGGTATTCATCAGAAATCGGTCATGATCGGTCCAGGGGCCGTCGCATTCTAAAACTTCTTTGACACGGTCTCGGGGGATGTTTGTCTTCTTTGAAAGGGTGTCGATGACGATCTCTTTTAACGCTGGGATTGAGAGATACATTGAATCCTCGGGCTGGGAAGCGATTTGGCGGTCACTTTCGTTTCGGCGTCTCGATTGCCAATGATCCCTGGTACCGGCTAAAATGTTTTTCATTCCAGGTCAGGATGCGGTCCGCGCGACCTTTTCGGGCGCAGGCGGCAATCACGGCGTCATAGACCGGCCCGCCGGTGATCCCTTCACCCTGACAGTCGCGCAGCATCCGCCAGTACTCCGTCGCCGTCAAGGCGATCACCTCCCCCTCTCCCCAATTGGCATCGAGCAGTGTCCATGCATCTTGAGAGGAAATTCGATGGGGAGCAGGAAGACGGGTTAACACGGCGTAGGTTTCAATCAGAGAGGGGGCGGCAAGCAGCATCGCACCGCCTGTTCGGGCAGACCGCTCCACCTCGATTCGGGTGGCCTCATGATGTTCGTGCCAGGAGCAGAGCGCAGCAACCATGCAACTGGTATCAATGAGCGTCCGCAAGTGTCTTCATTCCTCGGATTCGACTCGCTCGCGTTCTTGGGACAAGGCCTCTCGCGTTGCTTCCACTTCTTCTGCGGTCAGGGGAGGGGCGTCCTGTTGCGGGACGGCCACCAGAAGTTTCCCCCGCCGCTTCAATTGCACCTGCAGAGGCGCCGGCTCTATCTCGATGTGGCTGCCCACCACACGGATCTCCAGCGGCGTTCCTGGAGATAAGCCGGCGGCTTCACGGATGGCCTTGGGCACAACGACGCGTCCAGCGTGATCAATGGTAGTCTTCATGCCATGAATAATACCATTCTAATTGACATAAATCAACCGCACGTATCCGGCTTGAATGATTGCGCGGAAAGTCGGCTTCCACGCGACACTCACTCCTCCAGATGTTCTAATCTTTGAAAGGTTTGGTGCCCCCGGGGTGATTTGAACACCCGGCACGCGGTTTAGGAATCGGAAATAGGCCGCTTTTGCCTTATTATTACCGATTGTTCCAGGATGTTCTTTTCTCTCTTCTTTCAATAGCTTAAAGCCTGTTTCTTTTGTTCCTGATTGTTCCCTGTTTTGCTGTGTAATCGGCACTTAATCGGCAACAAACCGGCACCGAGAAAAGGGAGTCCCCCGTCTGGTCGTGTCCTCAATTATGCTGGATGTAGTCCCTCAGGTTGGAGGGGCCACGATCGACCGCGCCCGGCGTAGTCCTCGCCCCAAAAAGACACCTCTTTAAAAGCAGGTGGCTCCATGTCTTCACTTCTTTCCCCCCGGCGATGATCCGGGCCTTGAAGAAGTTGACCCCGTAGAATCGGCCCCTATTCGCCCGCCGTACCTTTTCACCGGATGCAGTCCCCAACCGCAAAGGCCCACAACTTCATCAGCCGCTGGCTTTCCGGTCCCTCTCCCCTACGCCGCGCCGCGCCGCGCCGGATCCAAACGAGGGAGGGAATCCGGACGGGCCGCCTTTTTTCCGTTGACTTCTCCTCAAATTCAATCCTAAAATACTTCCGCCCCGGTACTTCCCGTTGATCCATTCAAAAAAGCTCTTTATCCCTCTCTTCCCTCCTTCTTTGAGGTGGAACATGGATGAGATCGATTATGATGAAGACCAAGATCTTCTGAGGCGTTATAATCAAACCCTCCTTCTCAAAAAAACAGTTCAAGAGCTTCAAGGCATTGCGGCCGCGGTCATTTACGACGGCAAGATAGACGACAATGAGATTGACCAACTTAAGAAATGGATCGATGCTCATCGCCTGGAAACGAAGCAATGGCCCCTTTGCGAGGTCCGCGACGTTCTCAACCAAATCCTGGACGATGGCGAGGTTACTCCCGAAGAGCGAAACCGCCTTTTCGATTCACTCTCCCGCTTTGCCGCGGGTCCTCACTTGCCAAAGGTGGTCGAGGGGATCTTCGACCCAGGCCCGACGATCAGCTTTATGGAGAAAGAATTCGTCTTTACCGGAATCCTTCAATTTGGGTCAAGAAGAAAGGCGGAGAACACCGTTTTAGACCGCGGGGGGATCGTAGGAAAATCAGTTACCCGGTCTTTGCATTATCTCATCGTCGGAGATCTTGGCAATCAGACCTGGAAATATAGCCGATTCGGAGACAAGATCGAAAAGGCCCTCGGTCGAAGGCGGAACGGCTTCGCGTTTCCTCTCATTGTAAGAGAGAGGGATTTTGTAAAAGCGGTTTTGAGGGAAGAGGAAACGAGGGAATGAGTATGAAAGACAACTCAGACCGCCGCGGGGCAATGGTTTATAATGGAAATTGCCCGACCGGTCAAATCTGACACCCCTCCGGCATCCCCGATCATTAAAGAAAAAGCGCCCCCGGATAAGCAGGCGCCCCGCTGTCAAGACTTCTCCGCCCCGTTGAGGGACATCTCTTCGAAAGACTGAGCCCCTTAGAATCGCCTTACAATCGGCCCCGCCTTTGCCTCCACGGAAGCGGCAATCTCCTTTTGAATTGCCGCCTGGATAGCTTCGGCCACTTCCGCCCCAGTCATTTTGTTTTTGCTCAACAGCGCATGAGCCACGGCCGGGATAGCCACTTTCCAACGGATGTGATTTATCACAAGCCTCCTTGTACGAATTCGGAGCCACTTACAATAAAGTCGCCAACTGTCGGGGTCATCATCGATATAACCCATCAATTTAAAAACTTCGTGGCGGTCGGACCTTGCCCCTTCTTTGTTCCGTCGTCCCGAATAAAACCATTCCGCCTCTTCTCCCGCCATTAAGATCATGATCTCCCGTTCAACCTTTAGTCTGGTCTTGTCTGATTCGTCATAATCGGGGTGGAAATTCCGAAGACGATGGCCTGCGGAGTGCCCCAAGCTACCATTTTTGTAATCCGGCACAATGGAAACGCGACATATCCGGCGGCCGAGTAAATAACTCGCCGCAGCGTGTCCCGCCTCATGGTAAGCGGTTCTCTCAAGCTTTTTAAGTTTACTTTTACTCGTTGATTTCATCGGATACCTCCTACTGCCCCAGGTAGACTCTCAGGGCGATAACGACCGCCCATAAAGCCGCTGCAACGAACCCCAACAAAGCGGGCGGCTCTCTGACTACATTTCTCGCACTCCTCCGGGGAGCCGTTGGGGAGGCGAATCCCTTGAGCCCTTTAGAATCGCCCCACAATCGGCCGGCGCCCCTCAATTGATCGCATTCTGTTTTTCGCTTAACTGGTACTGGTAGCGAAGTAGATTGAAGCGATTGCATTTGACCTTTGTGATCTCATCCTCCATCTGATGGAGCTCTTCAAGTGTCATATCCATGAGGGAGGTTATGATTTGAAAAATGACACCCCTCTTTTCTTCCTTTTTTTCTCTGTTGATCCTTGCCACTTCCGCCGGCGTGTTCTTGTTCTCGATAAGAGTCACTTTATTTCCGCTTGTTCTCATCGAAACCCCCTCGATGTTAAACCGCTAAATTTTCCGCTTCAACGCCTCTCGATCGATTCCCCTTGTTGCGGTCCTGATTCATTATTGGGATTCTTTCGGTCTGCGGGGCTCTTGCCCTTTTCCTTGCGTCTGAGGGCGGCCCGGTGGAACGCCGCAACGGCCCGGCTCATTTGGTCCAAGGTGGGTGGGTTTACTTTGTTGGGTTTTTCCATTTGGCCTCCTTGCGCTTGGGGGGGCGTGATTCTTGGGATGCCTCCTATTTACTCGATCAGTGGTTTTCTCTGGCATAGCGCGCCTGCTCGTGCCTTAGCTCGGCCATGATTCGAGGGGACGGCTTTTCGTCTGGGAGAACCGCGCCGGACACCTCGAAGCTTCTCCTCTTCGCCGGGAGATTCGCCCGCGGGTGGGCTTTGAGGTATTCTTTCATTAAGGTGTCGACCCCGATATGGACATATCGCGCCGTGCTCGATACGCTGACATGCCCCAACATCTCCTTGACCTCAATGAGATTTGCGCCGCCCTCGATCATGTGGGTCGCGCACGAGTGCCGCAAAGAGTGCGGGGTAAGATCCGGCCGGCCGATCATCACTGAATACTCGGTGACGATCCGATGTATCTGCCGGTCGGTCAACGGCTCCCCCCTGCTATTTAGGAAGACCGATTTTGATTTGAACGGCCGGACCTTCAAATAAGCTTTGATCGCGATGATAGCCTTCGACCCGATCGGTACGATACGATCCCGCCTCCCTTTTCCCTGGATGACCGTAATTAGCCCCCCTTCGAAATCGATATTATCCAAAAGCAGGTTCTCGCATTCCGAAACGCGGATGCCTGTTGAATAGAGGGTTTCTAAAATTGCCAAATCTCGGAAGGTGCGCCAGGCGGAAACCAGCGGGGCCAACATCAGGCGGTTTGCCTGTTCGACAGTGGCAAATTTCGGGAGGGTGCTTTTCTGCTTGGGAGACTGAATTAGCTTTACGGGGTTGAACCCGATACGCCCCTCTCTCAATAGGAATTGAAAAAAGCTTTTCAGTGACGAAAGCCTGCGGGCGGCCGAAGAGGGTTCTATTTCAGCGTACGCCAGCCCCAAATACTTCCGGATCTCGGAAAGGTTCATTTCATCGAGGGTGAGGGAATTTTCATTCAGGTAATCATCGAATTGCTTTAGATCGCTGAGGTAGGTGCGGACCGTGTTCTCTGATAGGTCCCGCTCAATCGTCATGTATTTCTCAAAAGCTCGAAGCGCTTTCTTCATCGCCCCCCCCTTGGGATCATCCCGCCAGAGTGACCGAGACCGCCCATAGAAAGCGGATCACGACCCAGGCGAAGAAGGCCCCCCAAAAGATTGTTTTGATGTGATTGATCACATGGGGATGATAGCCTAACATTGACAGGCTGTCAATAGCTTTACACTGTCAGGCTAAGAAGTGTTTTTTCCCCGCGTCTGGTGTGATTTCGAGACTTGATAGCTGTCAACGCTTTCAGCATCGATAGCCCATACTTTGCGGGGAGGCGGTGGGGCGACTTTCCGCCCTTTGAGTTTTCCGGTCTTGATCGCCTCCAAGACGGATTGACGGGAGATCCCGAGCTTTTTAGCGGATTCACTGAGGGAGTATGTTTTTTTCTTCATGGCCTCGGATGATACCATATGGGTTTAGGATGAAACAATCTGAAAAAGAGGGGAGAACAAGCGCCCTCAACACGTGTCTTATTTGACCGGCAGAGCTCCGAAGAGCCGCGAATCCGCGCCATCATCGGCCCGGGGAGGAACAATAATTTTTGGAGTGTTCATTGACTTGGAATTATTCCCATCCGGGCGGCCAGGTAGCCCCGCGCGAACGCGTCCTTTCCGAGAAGATCGGTGAAGCGCTTCATTTTAACTTCCATCTCTTCAATGGAAGAATGGGAGCCTTTCAGATCGTCAAAGGCCGACCTTGTTTCCGAAGACCAGCCCAAGAGAAACGGCGTCAGAAGAGCACATTCAGCGCTCTCCAGTTCGTCGTATAAATTCTCACCAAGAAGACGGTATTGGGTAAGAATCTCTGCGCGTTGATCCGGGGTGTGAGGCTTTGCCCATTCTGAGTTGGCCGATTCGTTTTGCTCCACTTTGACTCCTTCCAAGGGTTAAATTAATTCTATTTCTTCCCTTCCTTCCATCCTCCATCAAAGCAAGATGATTAAACTAATTCAACGGACACATGCTTAAACTCAAATTGGATGTTTGCATTTGCCACCGAATGTTGAGCGGTTAAAGAAAGGTCGAGCGTGCTTGCCACCCAGTCTTCACCCATGTTATCGTACTTTCCCCATACCTGAGTTCCGGCCCCTGTCGCGCTGGATGGGTCGGCATCTGAGATTAGCGGACTTACATCTAGTTTCGAGTAGCAGTTATCCCCAAGAAGAATATTGAATTCCGCTGAGAGAATATGGACATTTCCGGAGGCGTGACTTGCTGCGGTCCACACGAGTTGACCAATCGTTGTTGCCCCGTATTTCAATCTTAGAGTGAAGTTTGAATTCCCCCCGGAATTATTGAAATATCTCCCAAATACCCTAATAACCATCTTTCTTGCGGGGTTTGCCCCCCCTGCAATGGTATTAAAGCTTTCCATTGGTATTGATTTTTGGAATAACAGAGTTTCAGCGGTTGAGTTGCTTAAGATTAAATAGTCAAGCTGGCCCGTAGCCCATAGAGCCTCACGCAAAATTAATTCTCTTTTAATGAGGCTTTTAACAGAAGTTATCGCCGTACTGTTTGTTACCACTTTTAAGAGCCTTAACC of the Candidatus Manganitrophus noduliformans genome contains:
- a CDS encoding DUF1622 domain-containing protein, which codes for MAQFRRFMEIIGTGVDAVGVVIIVIGALFSTGRFCFRMRAAPGRSYRHYRQDLGRAILLGLEFLVAGDIIRTVVVAPTLENVIVLGLIVLIRTFLSIALEVELEGRWPWQNPKEARPSSRMENPIEGGRGE
- a CDS encoding sensor histidine kinase, with the translated sequence MKLTFLTQTCSPAVRYGIAVVSSLAAFFITELLFPFFLSPVFFFPYIAVMISALCGGWGPGLLATLFSGASFVYFFLPLTFDPAGNWERELIRLGLFFLFSLLVAWISASFRSAYRAAEIARAEAEEANRFKSRLVSNVSHDLRTPLNAIIGYSDLLLGGTFGPVSEDQGPPLEGVRRNAGDLLKMVNDILDHARIESGRVSVEVGFIEIPFLTREVVEEISPLADQKGLSFHCRLPDRLPTIESDGMKIKQILVNLLSNAIKFTERGEVRISVENREEEKGIQVVVQDTGIGIRPEALPNIFDVFYQVEGEEKPKGSGLGLAIVKDLVYLLKGNIEAESEYGKGTTFTLFLPYRFSA
- a CDS encoding BRCT domain-containing protein: MDEIDYDEDQDLLRRYNQTLLLKKTVQELQGIAAAVIYDGKIDDNEIDQLKKWIDAHRLETKQWPLCEVRDVLNQILDDGEVTPEERNRLFDSLSRFAAGPHLPKVVEGIFDPGPTISFMEKEFVFTGILQFGSRRKAENTVLDRGGIVGKSVTRSLHYLIVGDLGNQTWKYSRFGDKIEKALGRRRNGFAFPLIVRERDFVKAVLREEETRE
- a CDS encoding PIN domain-containing protein, which translates into the protein MRTLIDTSCMVAALCSWHEHHEATRIEVERSARTGGAMLLAAPSLIETYAVLTRLPAPHRISSQDAWTLLDANWGEGEVIALTATEYWRMLRDCQGEGITGGPVYDAVIAACARKGRADRILTWNEKHFSRYQGSLAIETPKRK
- a CDS encoding AbrB/MazE/SpoVT family DNA-binding domain-containing protein — its product is MKTTIDHAGRVVVPKAIREAAGLSPGTPLEIRVVGSHIEIEPAPLQVQLKRRGKLLVAVPQQDAPPLTAEEVEATREALSQERERVESEE
- a CDS encoding tyrosine-type recombinase/integrase, which translates into the protein MKKALRAFEKYMTIERDLSENTVRTYLSDLKQFDDYLNENSLTLDEMNLSEIRKYLGLAYAEIEPSSAARRLSSLKSFFQFLLREGRIGFNPVKLIQSPKQKSTLPKFATVEQANRLMLAPLVSAWRTFRDLAILETLYSTGIRVSECENLLLDNIDFEGGLITVIQGKGRRDRIVPIGSKAIIAIKAYLKVRPFKSKSVFLNSRGEPLTDRQIHRIVTEYSVMIGRPDLTPHSLRHSCATHMIEGGANLIEVKEMLGHVSVSSTARYVHIGVDTLMKEYLKAHPRANLPAKRRSFEVSGAVLPDEKPSPRIMAELRHEQARYARENH